The following coding sequences lie in one Tachysurus fulvidraco isolate hzauxx_2018 chromosome 19, HZAU_PFXX_2.0, whole genome shotgun sequence genomic window:
- the LOC113645930 gene encoding myelin regulatory factor-like protein isoform X3: MDVLGENEALQQFFYGQDVSGVLDSAAVDTSILEQYLSNDIDPTFMLPESPPDSASEPCSPPQIPDVHFASDLSSEQLAPGLRTTAGQIPAPFCHLKAPPSSEYDMVNSMKHIKSKSPATALNVCDSSIHCSYSSPNESCIQSAGPPVQHDPIDAVRGYTEAATSSTSPCLLPHVCVDPYMASKAGLSTGETLAEKNKRKRSNSFDVNTPDSQWRDQASVWTKPSFCPERAVCNMPGYEGDVQAAGSAMTYQLLKWDRYQPSQWSSLYNSSHQILPSPGYHVDTDKGFSYSAADEAFVCQKKNHFQVTVHIGMAGDPVYVNTPAGPMPVDSFQVKVFGIKLEAQNHHITIEQSQSDRSKKPFLPIQVNLPGNKITKITLGRLHFSETTANNMRKKGKPNPDQRYFLMVVGLYATVKEKSYVLVANVSERIIVRASNPGQFENDSEVLWVKGQTPDSVVCQGLVGINTDTPDEALVVCGNAKIMGTVMHPSDSRAKENVKEVDSTEQLKRIAQMRIVEYDYKPEFASKMGIDQVHETGIIAQEVKELLPTAVREVGDVTCSDGQKIHSFLMVDKEQIFMENVGAVKELCKLTDNLETRIEELEVWNARLAKLKNLGSMRSKSTAASKRGVTKSNRIQTPAPPQKPSPLKTSKEYVREKYQHCLQHRLFQTTIILLVVTMAFCAICITSLYMLTLKEDIDFESSNSSMHPSSIPTTTETVITDSTVSPTTSSPGTWPPEIDFSGVFYSDEVYCCLHTSSGSRVSVTPSSGVPAGFHKTPPHIENSQTANIPWEWLHFFSDFRNTTISSILITQNQQVIDHQYIDQQDSRKGNYSYRIPISKHIPINMPVTLQMNTTELLVAHLCAYELREECTAVMDNNDSEFYRVLNTQGYVHEWPLSVARHFRSSYHFRLSVAGHAHCSTDPNYVGILFTDYHFHFYRHCQ; encoded by the exons ATGGATGTCCTCGGTGAAAATGAGGCCCTGCAGCAATTTTTTTATG GGCAGGATGTCAGTGGTGTATTGGACAGCGCAGCGGTCGATACCAGCATTCTAGAGCAATATCTCAGCAATGATATCGACCCCACTTT tatgttaCCCGAATCACCTCCAGATTCGGCTTCAGAGCCGTGTTCACCTCCACAAATTCCAG ATGTCCACTTTGCATCAGATTTATCCTCTGAGCAGCTGGCTCCTGGCCTGCGCACCACAGCCGGACAGATTCCTGCTCCTTTCTGTCATCTTAAGGCTCCACCATCCTCTGAGTATGATATGGTGAACTCCATGAAGCATATAAAGAGCAAATCACCTGCTACAGCTCTGAACGTGTGTGATTCATCCATACACTGTTCGTACAGCAGTCCTAATGAGAGCTGCATACAGAGCGCCGGGCCACCGGTACAGCATGACCCAATAGATGCAGTCAGAGGCTACACAGAAGCTGCCACTTCCAGCACGTCTCCATGCCTTTTACCTCATGTATGTGTGGATCCATACATGGCCTCCAAAGCTGGTCTGAGCACAGG GGAAACGTTAGCTGAAAAGAATAAGAGAAAGCGTTCAAACTCCTTCGATGTAAACACACCTGACAGCCAGTGGAGAGACCAAGCCAGCGTTTGGACCAAGCCTTCATTTT GTCCTGAGAGGGCTGTGTGTAACATGCCAGGCTATGAGGGTGATGTCCAAGCAGCAGGTTCAGCAATGACATACCAGCTTCTGAAATGGGACCGCTATCAACCGAGCCAGTGGAGCAGCCTCTACAACAGCAGTCACCAAATTCT CCCGTCACCAGGTTACCACGTGGACACAGATAAAGGGTTTAGCTACTCAGCAGCTGATGAAGCATTCGTGTGCCAGAAGAAAAACCACTTCCAAGTCACAGTACACATCGGCATGGCCGGAGACCCCGTATATGTGAACACACCAGCAGGTCCTATGCCTGTAGACAGCTTCCAAGTGAAAGTCTTCGGAATTAAG cTTGAGGCTCAGAACCATCACATCACCATCGAGCAGTCACAATCAGACCGCAGCAAAAAACCTTTCCTTCCAATCCA AGTAAACTTGCctggaaataaaatcaccaagaTTACGCTTGGAAGGTTACACTTTAGTGAGACGACCGCTAATAATATGAGGAAGAAGGGCAAACCCAATCCTGACCagag GTACTTCCTAATGGTTGTGGGACTTTATGCTACAGTCAAAGAGAAGAGTTACGTACTGGTTGCAAACGTATCTGAGAGAATCATCGTCAGG GCATCAAACCCCGGGCAGTTTGAGAATGACAGCGAGGTGCTCTGGGTAAAAGGGCAGACCCCAGACTCGGTGGTGTGCCAGGGACTTGTGGGGATCAACACCGATACCCCAGATGAGGCCTTGGTGGTTTGTGGAAACGCCAAGATAATGGGCACGGTCATGCACCCCTCAGACAGCAGAGCGAAGGAGAATGTCAAAGAG GTGGATTCAACAGAACAGCTGAAACGAATAGCTCAGATGAGGATTGTTGAATATGACTACAAACCAGAGTTTGCATCAAAAATGGGCATCGATCAGGTGCATGAAACAG gCATTATAGCGCAGGAGGTAAAAGAGCTGCTTCCCACAGCGGTGAGAGAAGTAGGAGATGTCACATGTTCAGATGGACAGAAAATACACAGCTTCCTGATGGTGGACAAA GAACAGATTTTTATGGAGAACGTAGGAGCTGTAAAAGAGCTCTGCAAGCTTACCGATAACCTGGAGACACGTATTGAGGAGCTGGAGGTGTGGAACGCTCGCCTGGCCAAGCTAAAGAACCTGGGGAGCATGCGCTCCAAAAGCACCGCTGCAAGCAAACG AGGAGTCACTAAAAGCAACAGAATCCAAACACCAGCTCCTCCCCAAAAGCCCTCACCATTAAAAACTAGTAAA GAGTATGTGCGTGAGAAATACCAGCACTGCCTCCAGCACCGATTATTCCAAACCACAATCATTCTGCTTGTGGTAACTATGGCTTTTTG TGCCATCTGTATCACGTCACTGTACATGCTCACATTAAAAGAAGACATAGACTTTGAGTCCAG TAACAGCAGTATGCATCCGAGCTCGATCCCTACGACTACAGAAACGGTGATTACAG ACTCCACAGTCTCACCTACTACATCATCTCCTGGCACTTGGCCACCAGAGATCGATTTTTCCGGCGTGTTTTACTCGGATGAAGTTTATTGCTGTCTACATACGTCATCCGGCAGCCGTGTGTCTGTCACACCGAGCTCAGGTGTTCCTGCAGGCTTTCATAAAACACCTCCTCATATTGAAAATAGTCAGACAG CTAATATTCCATGGGAATGGTTACATTTCTTCAGCGACT ttAGAAACACAACCATTAGTTCTATCCTTATCACCCAGAACCAGCAGGTTATAGACCACCAATATATAGACCAGCAGGACTCTCG GAAAGGGAACTACAGCTATCGGATCCCCATTAGCAAACACATTCCCATCAACATGCCAGTCACCCTGCAGATGAA cACTACTGAGCTGTTAGTGGCTCACTTGTGTGCGTATGAGCTGAGAGAGGAGTGCACTGCTGTGATGGACAATAATGACTCTGAATTCTACAGAGTTCTCAACACACAG GGGTACGTACACGAGTGGCCCCTGTCAGTCGCCCGACATTTCCGTTCATCTTATCACTTCCGTCTCTCGGTAGcg GGCCATGCTCACTGTTCTACAGACCCCAACTATGTGGGAATTCTGTTTACTGACTACCATTTCCATTTCTACCGCCACTGCCAGTGA
- the LOC113645930 gene encoding myelin regulatory factor-like protein isoform X2 codes for MREADWCIFNRTWELSSEETCSGGVKRRHYSRSGKDQMDVLGENEALQQFFYGQDVSGVLDSAAVDTSILEQYLSNDIDPTFMLPESPPDSASEPCSPPQIPDVHFASDLSSEQLAPGLRTTAGQIPAPFCHLKAPPSSDSPNESCIQSAGPPVQHDPIDAVRGYTEAATSSTSPCLLPHVCVDPYMASKAGLSTGETLAEKNKRKRSNSFDVNTPDSQWRDQASVWTKPSFCPERAVCNMPGYEGDVQAAGSAMTYQLLKWDRYQPSQWSSLYNSSHQILPSPGYHVDTDKGFSYSAADEAFVCQKKNHFQVTVHIGMAGDPVYVNTPAGPMPVDSFQVKVFGIKLEAQNHHITIEQSQSDRSKKPFLPIQVNLPGNKITKITLGRLHFSETTANNMRKKGKPNPDQRYFLMVVGLYATVKEKSYVLVANVSERIIVRASNPGQFENDSEVLWVKGQTPDSVVCQGLVGINTDTPDEALVVCGNAKIMGTVMHPSDSRAKENVKEVDSTEQLKRIAQMRIVEYDYKPEFASKMGIDQVHETGIIAQEVKELLPTAVREVGDVTCSDGQKIHSFLMVDKEQIFMENVGAVKELCKLTDNLETRIEELEVWNARLAKLKNLGSMRSKSTAASKRGVTKSNRIQTPAPPQKPSPLKTSKEYVREKYQHCLQHRLFQTTIILLVVTMAFCAICITSLYMLTLKEDIDFESSNSSMHPSSIPTTTETVITDSTVSPTTSSPGTWPPEIDFSGVFYSDEVYCCLHTSSGSRVSVTPSSGVPAGFHKTPPHIENSQTANIPWEWLHFFSDFRNTTISSILITQNQQVIDHQYIDQQDSRKGNYSYRIPISKHIPINMPVTLQMNTTELLVAHLCAYELREECTAVMDNNDSEFYRVLNTQGYVHEWPLSVARHFRSSYHFRLSVAGHAHCSTDPNYVGILFTDYHFHFYRHCQ; via the exons TGTTCAGGGGGAGTAAAGCGGAGGCACTACAGCCGGTCTGGGAAAGATCAGATGGATGTCCTCGGTGAAAATGAGGCCCTGCAGCAATTTTTTTATG GGCAGGATGTCAGTGGTGTATTGGACAGCGCAGCGGTCGATACCAGCATTCTAGAGCAATATCTCAGCAATGATATCGACCCCACTTT tatgttaCCCGAATCACCTCCAGATTCGGCTTCAGAGCCGTGTTCACCTCCACAAATTCCAG ATGTCCACTTTGCATCAGATTTATCCTCTGAGCAGCTGGCTCCTGGCCTGCGCACCACAGCCGGACAGATTCCTGCTCCTTTCTGTCATCTTAAGGCTCCACCATCCTCTGA CAGTCCTAATGAGAGCTGCATACAGAGCGCCGGGCCACCGGTACAGCATGACCCAATAGATGCAGTCAGAGGCTACACAGAAGCTGCCACTTCCAGCACGTCTCCATGCCTTTTACCTCATGTATGTGTGGATCCATACATGGCCTCCAAAGCTGGTCTGAGCACAGG GGAAACGTTAGCTGAAAAGAATAAGAGAAAGCGTTCAAACTCCTTCGATGTAAACACACCTGACAGCCAGTGGAGAGACCAAGCCAGCGTTTGGACCAAGCCTTCATTTT GTCCTGAGAGGGCTGTGTGTAACATGCCAGGCTATGAGGGTGATGTCCAAGCAGCAGGTTCAGCAATGACATACCAGCTTCTGAAATGGGACCGCTATCAACCGAGCCAGTGGAGCAGCCTCTACAACAGCAGTCACCAAATTCT CCCGTCACCAGGTTACCACGTGGACACAGATAAAGGGTTTAGCTACTCAGCAGCTGATGAAGCATTCGTGTGCCAGAAGAAAAACCACTTCCAAGTCACAGTACACATCGGCATGGCCGGAGACCCCGTATATGTGAACACACCAGCAGGTCCTATGCCTGTAGACAGCTTCCAAGTGAAAGTCTTCGGAATTAAG cTTGAGGCTCAGAACCATCACATCACCATCGAGCAGTCACAATCAGACCGCAGCAAAAAACCTTTCCTTCCAATCCA AGTAAACTTGCctggaaataaaatcaccaagaTTACGCTTGGAAGGTTACACTTTAGTGAGACGACCGCTAATAATATGAGGAAGAAGGGCAAACCCAATCCTGACCagag GTACTTCCTAATGGTTGTGGGACTTTATGCTACAGTCAAAGAGAAGAGTTACGTACTGGTTGCAAACGTATCTGAGAGAATCATCGTCAGG GCATCAAACCCCGGGCAGTTTGAGAATGACAGCGAGGTGCTCTGGGTAAAAGGGCAGACCCCAGACTCGGTGGTGTGCCAGGGACTTGTGGGGATCAACACCGATACCCCAGATGAGGCCTTGGTGGTTTGTGGAAACGCCAAGATAATGGGCACGGTCATGCACCCCTCAGACAGCAGAGCGAAGGAGAATGTCAAAGAG GTGGATTCAACAGAACAGCTGAAACGAATAGCTCAGATGAGGATTGTTGAATATGACTACAAACCAGAGTTTGCATCAAAAATGGGCATCGATCAGGTGCATGAAACAG gCATTATAGCGCAGGAGGTAAAAGAGCTGCTTCCCACAGCGGTGAGAGAAGTAGGAGATGTCACATGTTCAGATGGACAGAAAATACACAGCTTCCTGATGGTGGACAAA GAACAGATTTTTATGGAGAACGTAGGAGCTGTAAAAGAGCTCTGCAAGCTTACCGATAACCTGGAGACACGTATTGAGGAGCTGGAGGTGTGGAACGCTCGCCTGGCCAAGCTAAAGAACCTGGGGAGCATGCGCTCCAAAAGCACCGCTGCAAGCAAACG AGGAGTCACTAAAAGCAACAGAATCCAAACACCAGCTCCTCCCCAAAAGCCCTCACCATTAAAAACTAGTAAA GAGTATGTGCGTGAGAAATACCAGCACTGCCTCCAGCACCGATTATTCCAAACCACAATCATTCTGCTTGTGGTAACTATGGCTTTTTG TGCCATCTGTATCACGTCACTGTACATGCTCACATTAAAAGAAGACATAGACTTTGAGTCCAG TAACAGCAGTATGCATCCGAGCTCGATCCCTACGACTACAGAAACGGTGATTACAG ACTCCACAGTCTCACCTACTACATCATCTCCTGGCACTTGGCCACCAGAGATCGATTTTTCCGGCGTGTTTTACTCGGATGAAGTTTATTGCTGTCTACATACGTCATCCGGCAGCCGTGTGTCTGTCACACCGAGCTCAGGTGTTCCTGCAGGCTTTCATAAAACACCTCCTCATATTGAAAATAGTCAGACAG CTAATATTCCATGGGAATGGTTACATTTCTTCAGCGACT ttAGAAACACAACCATTAGTTCTATCCTTATCACCCAGAACCAGCAGGTTATAGACCACCAATATATAGACCAGCAGGACTCTCG GAAAGGGAACTACAGCTATCGGATCCCCATTAGCAAACACATTCCCATCAACATGCCAGTCACCCTGCAGATGAA cACTACTGAGCTGTTAGTGGCTCACTTGTGTGCGTATGAGCTGAGAGAGGAGTGCACTGCTGTGATGGACAATAATGACTCTGAATTCTACAGAGTTCTCAACACACAG GGGTACGTACACGAGTGGCCCCTGTCAGTCGCCCGACATTTCCGTTCATCTTATCACTTCCGTCTCTCGGTAGcg GGCCATGCTCACTGTTCTACAGACCCCAACTATGTGGGAATTCTGTTTACTGACTACCATTTCCATTTCTACCGCCACTGCCAGTGA
- the LOC113645930 gene encoding myelin regulatory factor-like protein isoform X1 produces the protein MREADWCIFNRTWELSSEETCSGGVKRRHYSRSGKDQMDVLGENEALQQFFYGQDVSGVLDSAAVDTSILEQYLSNDIDPTFMLPESPPDSASEPCSPPQIPDVHFASDLSSEQLAPGLRTTAGQIPAPFCHLKAPPSSEYDMVNSMKHIKSKSPATALNVCDSSIHCSYSSPNESCIQSAGPPVQHDPIDAVRGYTEAATSSTSPCLLPHVCVDPYMASKAGLSTGETLAEKNKRKRSNSFDVNTPDSQWRDQASVWTKPSFCPERAVCNMPGYEGDVQAAGSAMTYQLLKWDRYQPSQWSSLYNSSHQILPSPGYHVDTDKGFSYSAADEAFVCQKKNHFQVTVHIGMAGDPVYVNTPAGPMPVDSFQVKVFGIKLEAQNHHITIEQSQSDRSKKPFLPIQVNLPGNKITKITLGRLHFSETTANNMRKKGKPNPDQRYFLMVVGLYATVKEKSYVLVANVSERIIVRASNPGQFENDSEVLWVKGQTPDSVVCQGLVGINTDTPDEALVVCGNAKIMGTVMHPSDSRAKENVKEVDSTEQLKRIAQMRIVEYDYKPEFASKMGIDQVHETGIIAQEVKELLPTAVREVGDVTCSDGQKIHSFLMVDKEQIFMENVGAVKELCKLTDNLETRIEELEVWNARLAKLKNLGSMRSKSTAASKRGVTKSNRIQTPAPPQKPSPLKTSKEYVREKYQHCLQHRLFQTTIILLVVTMAFCAICITSLYMLTLKEDIDFESSNSSMHPSSIPTTTETVITDSTVSPTTSSPGTWPPEIDFSGVFYSDEVYCCLHTSSGSRVSVTPSSGVPAGFHKTPPHIENSQTANIPWEWLHFFSDFRNTTISSILITQNQQVIDHQYIDQQDSRKGNYSYRIPISKHIPINMPVTLQMNTTELLVAHLCAYELREECTAVMDNNDSEFYRVLNTQGYVHEWPLSVARHFRSSYHFRLSVAGHAHCSTDPNYVGILFTDYHFHFYRHCQ, from the exons TGTTCAGGGGGAGTAAAGCGGAGGCACTACAGCCGGTCTGGGAAAGATCAGATGGATGTCCTCGGTGAAAATGAGGCCCTGCAGCAATTTTTTTATG GGCAGGATGTCAGTGGTGTATTGGACAGCGCAGCGGTCGATACCAGCATTCTAGAGCAATATCTCAGCAATGATATCGACCCCACTTT tatgttaCCCGAATCACCTCCAGATTCGGCTTCAGAGCCGTGTTCACCTCCACAAATTCCAG ATGTCCACTTTGCATCAGATTTATCCTCTGAGCAGCTGGCTCCTGGCCTGCGCACCACAGCCGGACAGATTCCTGCTCCTTTCTGTCATCTTAAGGCTCCACCATCCTCTGAGTATGATATGGTGAACTCCATGAAGCATATAAAGAGCAAATCACCTGCTACAGCTCTGAACGTGTGTGATTCATCCATACACTGTTCGTACAGCAGTCCTAATGAGAGCTGCATACAGAGCGCCGGGCCACCGGTACAGCATGACCCAATAGATGCAGTCAGAGGCTACACAGAAGCTGCCACTTCCAGCACGTCTCCATGCCTTTTACCTCATGTATGTGTGGATCCATACATGGCCTCCAAAGCTGGTCTGAGCACAGG GGAAACGTTAGCTGAAAAGAATAAGAGAAAGCGTTCAAACTCCTTCGATGTAAACACACCTGACAGCCAGTGGAGAGACCAAGCCAGCGTTTGGACCAAGCCTTCATTTT GTCCTGAGAGGGCTGTGTGTAACATGCCAGGCTATGAGGGTGATGTCCAAGCAGCAGGTTCAGCAATGACATACCAGCTTCTGAAATGGGACCGCTATCAACCGAGCCAGTGGAGCAGCCTCTACAACAGCAGTCACCAAATTCT CCCGTCACCAGGTTACCACGTGGACACAGATAAAGGGTTTAGCTACTCAGCAGCTGATGAAGCATTCGTGTGCCAGAAGAAAAACCACTTCCAAGTCACAGTACACATCGGCATGGCCGGAGACCCCGTATATGTGAACACACCAGCAGGTCCTATGCCTGTAGACAGCTTCCAAGTGAAAGTCTTCGGAATTAAG cTTGAGGCTCAGAACCATCACATCACCATCGAGCAGTCACAATCAGACCGCAGCAAAAAACCTTTCCTTCCAATCCA AGTAAACTTGCctggaaataaaatcaccaagaTTACGCTTGGAAGGTTACACTTTAGTGAGACGACCGCTAATAATATGAGGAAGAAGGGCAAACCCAATCCTGACCagag GTACTTCCTAATGGTTGTGGGACTTTATGCTACAGTCAAAGAGAAGAGTTACGTACTGGTTGCAAACGTATCTGAGAGAATCATCGTCAGG GCATCAAACCCCGGGCAGTTTGAGAATGACAGCGAGGTGCTCTGGGTAAAAGGGCAGACCCCAGACTCGGTGGTGTGCCAGGGACTTGTGGGGATCAACACCGATACCCCAGATGAGGCCTTGGTGGTTTGTGGAAACGCCAAGATAATGGGCACGGTCATGCACCCCTCAGACAGCAGAGCGAAGGAGAATGTCAAAGAG GTGGATTCAACAGAACAGCTGAAACGAATAGCTCAGATGAGGATTGTTGAATATGACTACAAACCAGAGTTTGCATCAAAAATGGGCATCGATCAGGTGCATGAAACAG gCATTATAGCGCAGGAGGTAAAAGAGCTGCTTCCCACAGCGGTGAGAGAAGTAGGAGATGTCACATGTTCAGATGGACAGAAAATACACAGCTTCCTGATGGTGGACAAA GAACAGATTTTTATGGAGAACGTAGGAGCTGTAAAAGAGCTCTGCAAGCTTACCGATAACCTGGAGACACGTATTGAGGAGCTGGAGGTGTGGAACGCTCGCCTGGCCAAGCTAAAGAACCTGGGGAGCATGCGCTCCAAAAGCACCGCTGCAAGCAAACG AGGAGTCACTAAAAGCAACAGAATCCAAACACCAGCTCCTCCCCAAAAGCCCTCACCATTAAAAACTAGTAAA GAGTATGTGCGTGAGAAATACCAGCACTGCCTCCAGCACCGATTATTCCAAACCACAATCATTCTGCTTGTGGTAACTATGGCTTTTTG TGCCATCTGTATCACGTCACTGTACATGCTCACATTAAAAGAAGACATAGACTTTGAGTCCAG TAACAGCAGTATGCATCCGAGCTCGATCCCTACGACTACAGAAACGGTGATTACAG ACTCCACAGTCTCACCTACTACATCATCTCCTGGCACTTGGCCACCAGAGATCGATTTTTCCGGCGTGTTTTACTCGGATGAAGTTTATTGCTGTCTACATACGTCATCCGGCAGCCGTGTGTCTGTCACACCGAGCTCAGGTGTTCCTGCAGGCTTTCATAAAACACCTCCTCATATTGAAAATAGTCAGACAG CTAATATTCCATGGGAATGGTTACATTTCTTCAGCGACT ttAGAAACACAACCATTAGTTCTATCCTTATCACCCAGAACCAGCAGGTTATAGACCACCAATATATAGACCAGCAGGACTCTCG GAAAGGGAACTACAGCTATCGGATCCCCATTAGCAAACACATTCCCATCAACATGCCAGTCACCCTGCAGATGAA cACTACTGAGCTGTTAGTGGCTCACTTGTGTGCGTATGAGCTGAGAGAGGAGTGCACTGCTGTGATGGACAATAATGACTCTGAATTCTACAGAGTTCTCAACACACAG GGGTACGTACACGAGTGGCCCCTGTCAGTCGCCCGACATTTCCGTTCATCTTATCACTTCCGTCTCTCGGTAGcg GGCCATGCTCACTGTTCTACAGACCCCAACTATGTGGGAATTCTGTTTACTGACTACCATTTCCATTTCTACCGCCACTGCCAGTGA